The Streptomyces sp. NBC_00435 nucleotide sequence CCTGGTCCTGGCGATGGCGATCTTCTTCGGCGTGTGGATGACCTTCGGGGTGGGGCAGACGACCACCGAGGTCAGGACGGTGACCCCCTGCGTCATCAAGCAGAGCGAGAAGCGCGAGGTCTGCAAGGCGGGCGACCCGGAGGCCCCGGGCAAGGCCGCGGGCCTGAAGGTCGGCGACAGGATCGTGGCCTTCGACGGCCAGCGGATGGAGGACTGGGACGCGCTCCAGAAGAAGATCCGCAGCACCGTCGGACCCGCCACCCTCACCGTCCTGCGCGACGGGCAGAAGGTGGACCTCCACGCGAACCTCGTGGAGAACCGGGTGGGCAGGACCAACGACCGCGGCGAGTACGTCAAGGACCAGTACGTCTCGGCCGGTTACCTCGGCATCGCCCCGACGAACGTGATCGCCCCGCTCACCTTCTCCCAGTCGGCGGAGCACGTCGGTGAGGTCGTCGAGGACAGCGTGCAGGGCCTGGCCAAGCTCCCGGGCAAGATCCCGGCCCTGTGGAACTCCGTGTTCAACGGCGCCGAGCGCGAGCCCGACTCCCCGATGGGCATCGTCGGCGCGGCCCGGATCAACGGCGAGATCGCCGCACTGGACCTGCCGAGCGAGCAGCGGATGTCGATCATGCTGAACGTCCTCGGCATGTTCAACCTCTCCCTCTTCCTGTTCAACATGCTGCCCCTGCTGCCGCTCGACGGCGGGCACATCGCGGGCGCCCTGTGGGAGTCGGTGCGACGCACCTTCGCGCGGGTCTTCCGGCGCACCGACCCGGGCCCGTTCGACGTGGCGAAGCTGATGCCCGCCGCGTACGTGGTGGCCGGAGTCTTCCTCTGCTTCACGCTGCTGGTACTGGCCGCCGACGTGGTGAACCCGATCAAGATCACCTGATCCGGACCGGCGGGGCGACCAGCGGCTTGTCCTACGAGCCGTCCGTACATCAGCGGCACGGGAGCCGGGCACACTTCGTGCCCGGCTCCCTACGTTCGGGTGGCGCACCCCCTGCGATGCGAGGTGCACGCGTTGATTGGCGTAATCTCGAAGGCTGGAGCCCGCCGATCCCGGGACCCTGGCCCACCTTGATCCACACCTTGGGGTTGCACAGCAGATGACTGCCATCTCTCTCGGAATGCCGGCCGTGCCGACGAAGCTTGCCGACCGCAGGGTCAGCCGCAAGATCCAGGTCGGTTCCGTGGCCGTCGGCGGTGACTCGCAGATCTCGGTCCAGTCGATGACCACCACCAGGACCTCCGACATCGGCGCCACGCTCCAGCAGATCGCGGAGCTGACCGCCTCCGGCTGTGACATCGTGCGCGTGGCCTGCCCGACGCAGGACGACGCCGACGCGCTCGCCGTGATCGCGAAGAAGTCGAACATCCCGGTCATCGCCGACATCCACTTCCAGCCCAAGTACGTGTTCGCCGCGATCGACGCCGGCTGCGCCGCGGTCCGCGTGAACCCGGGCAACATCAAGCAGTTCGACGACAAGGTCAAGGAGATCGCGCGGGCCGCCAAGGACGCGGGCACGCCGATCCGGATCGGCGTGAACGCCGGCTCGCTCGACGCGCGACTGCTGAAGAAGTACGGCAAGGCCACCCCCGAGGCGCTCGTCGAGTCGGCGCTGTGGGAGGCCTCCCTCTTCGAGGAGCACGGCTTCAGCGACATCAAGATCTCGGTCAAGCACAACGACCCGGTCGTCATGGTCAACGCCTACCGTCAGCTGGCCGCCCAGTGCGAGTACCCGCTGCACCTCGGCGTCACCGAGGC carries:
- a CDS encoding M50 family metallopeptidase — its product is MTILLTLIGVLVFVVGLLFSIAWHELGHLSTAKLFGIRVPQYMVGFGRTVWSRKKGDTEYGIKAIPMGGYIRMIGMFPPGEDGKVTARSTSPFRSMIEDARSAAYEELQPGDESRLFYTRKPWKRVIVMFAGPFMNLVLAMAIFFGVWMTFGVGQTTTEVRTVTPCVIKQSEKREVCKAGDPEAPGKAAGLKVGDRIVAFDGQRMEDWDALQKKIRSTVGPATLTVLRDGQKVDLHANLVENRVGRTNDRGEYVKDQYVSAGYLGIAPTNVIAPLTFSQSAEHVGEVVEDSVQGLAKLPGKIPALWNSVFNGAEREPDSPMGIVGAARINGEIAALDLPSEQRMSIMLNVLGMFNLSLFLFNMLPLLPLDGGHIAGALWESVRRTFARVFRRTDPGPFDVAKLMPAAYVVAGVFLCFTLLVLAADVVNPIKIT
- the ispG gene encoding flavodoxin-dependent (E)-4-hydroxy-3-methylbut-2-enyl-diphosphate synthase; this translates as MTAISLGMPAVPTKLADRRVSRKIQVGSVAVGGDSQISVQSMTTTRTSDIGATLQQIAELTASGCDIVRVACPTQDDADALAVIAKKSNIPVIADIHFQPKYVFAAIDAGCAAVRVNPGNIKQFDDKVKEIARAAKDAGTPIRIGVNAGSLDARLLKKYGKATPEALVESALWEASLFEEHGFSDIKISVKHNDPVVMVNAYRQLAAQCEYPLHLGVTEAGPAFQGTIKSAVAFGALLSEGIGDTIRVSLSAPPVEEIKVGRQILESLNLKPRRLEIVSCPSCGRAQVDVYKLAEQVTAGLEGMEVPLRVAVMGCVVNGPGEAREADLGVASGNGKGQIFVKGEVIKTVPESKIVETLIEEALKIAEQMEKDGVMSGEPTVAIGV